In a genomic window of [Empedobacter] haloabium:
- a CDS encoding RHS repeat-associated core domain-containing protein, with the protein MPDSRNSFFEFTRSLDTIQRQYAELGAQTRADIAERLERWSNQAGASLAAVGHAALQLDSVRSVRAVQEALDRSRPRFAALLKQQFEGIDFTMVTHLLHETMKQMALYLGGGAVLGATAGGAIGALAGGVGAIPGAAVGAQAGLAIGTEILVWMGLGMLVMDMSRTVPDLCKLFAEGFATAWSAGELPEDAHGKHVELMYRATDCFARGELLLVKAILTALVLYLSRGQVSNSMLVQNLSKSRLGPRFAEWVGQNRDKLLHHPNLQPKVASAQGAAEGGAPKTVAAKPEAPKPAETAPIKRGEAKREPPCLLVGQPVNPNTGSKVLLGEQELDFTLPAPLPIVWQRSYSSALRKVGWLGQGWSLPIGDTLQVSADEVVVMDAFDREITFSLPRVGESIHSPSEQITLHRTDEGAFELVDHNGLRTQFTILHGGGIARLTGWRDANSNHIRIEYDARQLPARIEDSAGHALALEFGQVRGDVRLLSVTLLPASPEQAARTLVRYEYDEQGDLRRVRNRAGDVVRQFAYRHHILVEHGQPDGLVSRYEYDIEDPSGKVLRNWTNLGQWWQFEYLPHETVVTDQLGRIEKYRFDLRGRLIAKLDAAGGGTSYKLDANGNLLQLKDPAGRTVRYRYDERSRVIRVERGDRGTGIVYDGRFDKPALITDALGNTTTLRYDALGNLTSVTNALGQRTAYQYDDRGLPVKVTDARGGVKLLDYNRAGQLISYTDCSGSTSHFSYDPEGRLVRALDPLGNASTYTYDALGRLQAVTHADGSTERYEYDRLGRLVAHIDPAGHRTAYELDRDGKPLKRIDARGGVLEYRYDTARRIAQLINENGDVHRFIYDELDRLAEETAFDARLTRYQYDGSGLLVGKEELGCAPRTEYTPIATTYVRDSLGQLVEKEISRVTGIAQAQQLRLRFAYDALGRMTQAINADATVTMAYDALGQLISEQTEASGTTSSLRHAYDELGNRVQTTLPDGRVLNNLYYGSGHLHQINLDGELITDIERDRAHRMVSRTQGALVSQFQYDPVGRLLSQTAVAPTAGEGAAPVIARKYEYDEVGNLVSIDDQRNGVTRYSYDPIGRILSAVQPNLTERFAFDPAHNLLDSTVASVGRVEGNRIRVYEDKRYDYDEHGNVVEKLIGKHTRMRFEWNAAHQMVKSVVARNSSDTAQTVRYAYDPFGRRIAKKDAFGVTRFVWDGNRLLCEQRGSLARTYVYGEEEFVPLARLDAMLATDGRPVAEVRHLHTDHLGVPRELTVTDGQIAWAAEYRAWGNALIAIDERLSPTLHDATVGLASSQPIRFQGQYCDSETGLHYNRFRYYDSDIGTFVSTDPIGLAGGANGYRYAPNPTGWADPLGLAPCNNGGNAVENKNTSAKLPSATQTITNPPQAPVIPPHWESRPGKNGGEIFFPPGTNPAAGEHIRVMPPGSSPIPGYEHGYWRWVNNNKQPMNPATGKPGKGQGDTHVPLPPDSIPPPRR; encoded by the coding sequence ATGCCAGATTCCCGCAACAGCTTCTTCGAGTTCACCCGCTCGCTCGACACGATCCAGCGCCAGTATGCCGAGCTGGGCGCCCAGACCCGCGCCGATATCGCCGAGCGCCTGGAACGCTGGTCGAACCAGGCCGGCGCGTCGCTGGCCGCCGTCGGCCATGCGGCGCTGCAGCTGGACAGCGTACGCTCGGTGCGGGCGGTGCAGGAAGCGCTGGACCGGTCCCGCCCCCGCTTTGCCGCGCTGCTCAAGCAGCAGTTCGAGGGCATCGACTTCACCATGGTGACCCACCTGCTGCACGAGACGATGAAGCAGATGGCGCTATACCTGGGCGGCGGCGCCGTGCTGGGCGCGACGGCCGGTGGCGCCATCGGCGCATTGGCCGGCGGTGTCGGTGCCATTCCCGGTGCCGCCGTGGGCGCGCAGGCAGGCCTGGCCATCGGCACCGAGATCCTGGTCTGGATGGGCCTGGGCATGCTGGTGATGGACATGAGCCGCACCGTGCCCGACCTGTGCAAGCTGTTCGCCGAGGGCTTCGCCACCGCCTGGAGCGCCGGCGAACTGCCGGAGGATGCGCACGGCAAGCACGTCGAGCTGATGTACCGCGCCACCGATTGCTTCGCGCGCGGCGAGCTGCTGCTGGTCAAGGCGATCCTGACGGCGCTGGTGCTGTACCTGTCGCGCGGCCAGGTGTCGAACTCGATGCTGGTGCAGAACCTGTCCAAAAGCCGGCTCGGGCCGCGCTTCGCCGAATGGGTGGGCCAGAACCGCGACAAGCTGCTGCACCATCCGAACCTGCAGCCCAAGGTCGCCAGCGCGCAGGGCGCCGCCGAGGGCGGCGCGCCGAAAACCGTGGCCGCGAAGCCGGAAGCGCCGAAGCCGGCCGAGACCGCGCCCATCAAGCGCGGTGAAGCCAAGCGCGAGCCACCCTGCCTGCTGGTCGGCCAGCCCGTCAATCCGAACACGGGCAGCAAGGTGCTGCTCGGTGAGCAGGAGCTCGATTTCACCTTGCCGGCGCCGCTGCCCATCGTCTGGCAGCGCAGCTACAGTTCCGCGCTGCGCAAGGTCGGCTGGCTGGGCCAGGGCTGGTCGCTGCCGATCGGCGACACACTGCAGGTCAGCGCCGACGAAGTCGTCGTCATGGATGCCTTCGACCGCGAAATCACGTTTTCGCTGCCACGGGTGGGCGAATCGATCCATTCGCCCTCCGAACAGATCACGCTTCATCGCACGGATGAAGGTGCGTTCGAGCTGGTCGACCACAACGGCCTGCGCACGCAATTCACCATCCTGCACGGCGGCGGCATCGCCCGCCTGACGGGCTGGCGGGACGCCAACAGCAACCATATCCGCATCGAATACGACGCCCGCCAGCTGCCGGCCCGCATCGAGGACAGCGCGGGCCACGCCCTGGCGCTGGAGTTCGGCCAGGTGCGCGGCGACGTGCGGCTGCTGTCCGTCACCCTGCTGCCAGCGTCGCCGGAGCAGGCGGCGCGAACGCTGGTGCGCTACGAATACGACGAACAGGGCGACCTGCGCCGCGTGCGCAACCGCGCCGGCGACGTGGTGCGCCAGTTCGCCTATCGCCACCACATCCTGGTCGAGCACGGCCAGCCGGACGGGCTGGTGTCCCGTTACGAATACGATATCGAGGACCCCAGCGGCAAGGTGCTGCGCAACTGGACCAACCTGGGCCAGTGGTGGCAGTTCGAGTACCTGCCGCACGAGACGGTCGTCACCGACCAGCTGGGCCGCATCGAAAAATACCGCTTCGACCTGCGCGGGCGCCTGATCGCGAAGCTGGATGCGGCCGGCGGCGGCACCAGCTACAAGCTCGATGCCAACGGCAACCTGCTGCAATTGAAGGACCCGGCCGGCCGCACGGTGCGCTACCGCTACGACGAGCGCAGCCGCGTGATCCGTGTCGAACGCGGCGACCGGGGCACCGGCATCGTCTACGACGGCCGTTTCGACAAGCCGGCATTGATCACGGATGCCCTGGGCAACACGACCACCTTGCGCTACGACGCCCTGGGCAACCTGACCAGCGTGACGAACGCGCTGGGCCAGCGCACGGCATATCAGTACGACGACCGCGGCCTGCCGGTCAAGGTGACCGACGCGCGCGGCGGCGTCAAGCTGCTGGACTACAACCGCGCCGGCCAGCTGATTTCGTACACGGACTGCTCGGGCAGCACCAGCCATTTCAGCTACGACCCCGAGGGCCGGTTGGTGCGCGCGCTCGACCCGCTCGGCAACGCCAGCACATATACCTACGACGCCCTCGGCCGCCTGCAAGCGGTGACGCACGCGGACGGCAGCACGGAGCGTTACGAATACGACCGGCTGGGCCGCCTCGTCGCCCACATCGACCCGGCCGGCCACCGCACCGCCTACGAGCTCGATCGCGACGGCAAACCGTTGAAACGGATCGACGCGCGCGGCGGCGTGCTGGAATACCGCTACGACACGGCGCGCCGCATCGCCCAGCTGATCAACGAAAACGGCGACGTCCACCGTTTCATCTACGACGAGCTGGATCGCCTGGCCGAGGAAACCGCCTTTGATGCCCGCCTGACGCGGTATCAATACGACGGCAGCGGCCTGCTGGTTGGCAAGGAGGAACTGGGCTGCGCGCCGCGCACCGAGTACACGCCGATCGCCACGACCTACGTGCGCGACAGCCTGGGCCAATTGGTGGAGAAGGAAATCTCGCGCGTGACCGGCATCGCCCAGGCCCAGCAACTGCGGCTGCGCTTTGCCTACGATGCGCTGGGCCGCATGACCCAGGCGATCAATGCCGACGCGACCGTCACGATGGCGTACGACGCTTTGGGGCAGCTGATTTCGGAGCAGACCGAAGCCTCCGGCACGACGTCATCGCTGCGCCACGCCTATGACGAGCTGGGCAACCGTGTGCAGACCACCCTGCCCGATGGGCGCGTATTGAACAATCTCTATTACGGCTCGGGGCACCTGCACCAGATCAACCTGGACGGAGAACTGATCACCGATATCGAACGGGATCGGGCGCACCGGATGGTCAGCCGGACGCAAGGGGCGCTGGTCAGCCAGTTCCAGTACGATCCGGTGGGCCGGCTGTTGTCGCAGACCGCCGTCGCGCCGACCGCCGGCGAAGGCGCTGCGCCCGTTATCGCGCGCAAGTACGAGTACGATGAGGTTGGCAACCTGGTGTCGATCGACGACCAGCGCAATGGCGTGACGCGCTACAGCTACGATCCGATCGGGCGCATCCTGTCGGCGGTGCAGCCGAACCTCACCGAGCGCTTCGCGTTCGACCCGGCGCACAACCTGCTGGACAGCACTGTCGCTTCCGTTGGCCGCGTTGAAGGCAACCGGATCCGGGTCTACGAGGACAAGCGCTATGACTACGACGAGCATGGCAATGTCGTCGAGAAGCTGATCGGCAAGCATACGCGGATGCGGTTCGAGTGGAATGCTGCGCATCAGATGGTCAAGAGTGTCGTGGCGCGGAACTCTTCCGATACTGCGCAGACGGTTCGGTATGCGTATGATCCGTTCGGGCGGCGGATTGCGAAGAAGGATGCGTTTGGGGTTACGCGGTTTGTTTGGGATGGGAACCGGTTGCTTTGTGAGCAGCGGGGGAGTTTGGCGCGGACTTATGTCTATGGCGAGGAAGAGTTTGTACCATTAGCCCGGTTAGATGCGATGCTTGCGACAGACGGTAGGCCCGTTGCTGAAGTGCGTCATCTTCATACAGACCATCTAGGCGTACCTCGTGAGTTAACAGTCACTGATGGGCAAATAGCCTGGGCTGCAGAGTATCGTGCCTGGGGAAACGCCCTTATTGCAATTGATGAGCGGTTAAGTCCTACTTTGCACGATGCAACAGTCGGCTTAGCATCTAGCCAGCCAATTCGGTTCCAAGGACAGTATTGTGATAGCGAGACAGGCCTCCACTACAATCGCTTTCGTTACTACGACTCCGACATTGGAACCTTTGTGTCCACTGATCCTATCGGACTTGCAGGTGGCGCTAATGGATATCGGTACGCACCCAATCCCACTGGCTGGGCTGATCCCCTTGGGCTTGCGCCATGCAATAATGGCGGGAATGCAGTTGAGAACAAGAACACCTCAGCAAAGCTCCCGAGCGCAACCCAAACTATAACGAACCCGCCGCAGGCCCCTGTAATACCACCACACTGGGAGAGCAGGCCAGGTAAAAATGGTGGCGAGATATTCTTCCCGCCTGGAACAAACCCTGCTGCTGGCGAACACATACGAGTGATGCCACCCGGCTCTTCACCTATACCTGGATACGAGCATGGTTATTGGCGTTGGGTGAATAATAATAAACAGCCAATGAACCCTGCCACTGGCAAGCCTGGAAAGGGGCAGGGAGACACGCATGTACCGTTGCCGCCCGATTCGATACCTCCACCGCGAAGGTAG